ttctattcttgaaggggtaacgagctaatagttaggttatttacctaaaatacgaccacactcacttgtataagtagcactcttcaacattcggaagacacaacacgtTTCTCACAcactttgacacacgatactatagtgatccttgtacttagctcgttatcatccgaagttgtaaaaatatcgtttgttatattgaagcttggtgattggtagttgccatcacccgaggttttttatgccggagatcattcattgatcaagggctttttcctcgtataaatccttgtgtcacttgcatattttacattaaagtgatcctttactttattcatcaaaccaagcatcattccccgtttacatagagtttggttgcattatccttgtgtgatttttgaccaaaacacttcccataatatttccaagagttctcaaacaaaacaattttcataagtaaaattcaTGTAATGAAAGGAATAAAGTCAAAAAacggttatattattaacatagcaaaagattatgcttttggcttcgtctcaaaccgagacccatccaccaaaagcatgaTTAGTTTTccaacatatttacttaacaaatgaaggcttcgtcttggaacccaagatacctccacctcCACTTGTTAAAAGTATTCAAAATAAACTATACTAACTGataaccaagggcttcatcctgaaactcaggatccctccacctttggtcatcatattgtctaaatgcaggaaagtaaattgtttcaaagacaagaaaagtaaattgttcaagggATCACAACCATCAActctaaaaaagtgggctccggcctaagcatcaatatccatcatcgcccactcggatgccctcacacagcggcatcctctccaaCCTTCTCTGGTTTACCAGCATCCtgcccagcatcctcaccagcatccgctccagcatccttcttgtctccaacCTGATCCACCACCTCAGCTGATTTGGAAGACTCACCGACTTCTACAGGGAGTGGCACAGCTTTCCCTCCAAGCTCCTTCAGTTTGGCCACCCAAGAGTCCACCGGCCAAGCTGGGCACacgaggcctgtctccttggcctcataggcCATCTTAATGCGGGCTTGTAGCAAGGAGACGATGGCGGAGGCCTTAATCCCTTCCCGGAAAGAAACCATGGCCTGCTCGTGATCCATTTCTGCGGTGGCAAGTTTGAGCTCAGCCTCTTGGGTAACTTTCTTCATTAAGCTCTCGTAATGCCGGGACTTTGCTTCAGCGATGGCGCCTTGGTCAGCAACTGTGCTTTCGAGCTGTTTGATCCTGGCTTCGTGGAGTGCAACAGTACCGCAGGCATCGTTGtacaggtggagcagatgctgaaGGCCCTACACATCAAATTCAGGTATGGGTCAGAACATATTAATCAGGATATCCTTtcaggatatatatgcaggatatgtagcaggatactaccttgttgaggaaggatgtcatGGGCTCTAAGGAGTCGGAAAAGCTGAGTTCATCATAGGAGAATCCCTCGGAGCCTGGGGCACTGATTTCAGAGCCCTTCCTCTTCTTTGCTGTGGAAGCACGGGTCCTAGGGTTAGCCTTGGGGGCCGgcagtggcttggagctggtagcagcaggtgtctctttcttgaccatgacaggagtaggataactgtcaagctcgtcaaggtcaaggaggatcgGAACTTTGCTGGAGTCCGCACAACAGGGAGtaaaaattctttcctaagaTATTTCAAATAAGaacatgtatgcaggatattgagcaggatccttaccagacatgttaacactggaaagagggcttggagttggtggagacgggttaaaacttctttcagcttcgGGAAGGAGTCTGATAGCGTCAATCCTTTTCTGAGAATCTGCAAGAGGgggtgctagcttcctaaaacCGGCTGcaaataaaacagtaaaaagaaagTTGATCAGTTCAGGATATGAAACAAGATACAAAACAGGATCATCCTAaagccctaaatcctaccctttctCAACCACTGCACTGGATATTccgttccaccagggattgagtctctttttacaaagaaaaacttggaCTTCCATTCCTCCTCATTCCTGGTGGCACGAAGTACCAGTGGGTCGCTGGAGGTAGAGTAGAACAAAAAACGGCAGGAACCATGGCATCTAAGCCGATATGCTAAGGGGAGGTCATGAACGGAAAGGTCAGgaatatggttgttcttgatttgatcaagaacgagCAGGACCCGCCATagcattggcattgtttgactGAAACAGATTTTTGTGGTATCGAAGAACTCGGTGATGAAATCGGGAAATGGAAACTGTAACCCCAAGGTAAAAGGAAAAGCGTTGAAGCATATCCATTCGTCGGAGACCatgtctgatcggatttcccgatcaaatggtcggaacaccgtcccttccgggaagatgccggaggttttaagggccGACAGACGTGCGCTGTCAAAGGTGCATATTTCCttctccggatcctggagaatattttggtgAATAAACGAGGGAGCGGAGTCGCCGGAGCTTGACCTTGTCTGTCTCGCCATATCTTTACCGGAATAGTATAAAGGAAAGAAgtaaggagagagagagaagggtttTACCTTTTTCTTCTTGATAAAGATTAAATGGGGTGAacgagagaagatataggggagtAATGAGTAGAAATAGGCTGAACGGTTGCAAGCGGTCACATCAAGTCCTATCTCTTAATCGCCTCGGTTATTgtgaaaaatgtaaccgttaggactcaggatccttaacggcaacatttttggggacaattgttatgggtaaaATTCTGAGCTCCTCATGtcctgggaaatatcttgggTTATATCTTGAATAAATGATATCTGCTTATATCCGAGATGCTCATTCAGGATGTCTATAATATCCTGAAtagtatcctcaggattactaacgtgTTGAGTGCAGGAATACGCGTGCAGGTGCCCAACGTTCGCAAAGACTCTTTCTCCAAGAGACTCGGTCCAAGTTGTTcaaatgaagacgttgaagccgcattacctGGACTACAACGTTAACAATGGAATATTCATAAGTATCCCATATTTGTAGGAATTTCAGTTTGTATTtgattactataaataggtgggtataccgGATCAAATAGGACATCACAactacacttacacacttgttctctcgcaacttgcacgaatcattgtaacacttagcgatctggtcaatatcctgcactgtatcctgaagtttgaagtaataagaagaactaggcagctgcgattgtcagctcccgaggttttatgccggcgatctagattgatcaagggctttcctcgtacatctcgtgtcaacccctttactttttgctcatcgtttgatcatagatatagctcaatatcctgagccataTCCTGAGCACTGTTTTTCCCAAACGACATAAACAGCATATTTTCAACTCACttttcagcacactacctcacttaactaatttgatcacttaattgcttcggtaatttttgaccaaaacaatcatATTTCGTTCTGgagcgaatttccttctcttttgttggacaggcttgaatgacctgtcaataccgagcttatgtgttataatatccttggaaataccgagatatctggattatcctgatTCAGGATAACTTTTTTTACATCCTGCTCTGAAGCCTCCGAAATATCCTGGgcccgtatctttaattgctataCCGCATTAggcttggttgaggatttcatggaggatgagtaacactcctttgcttcctgctggtcactatccactttgacaactccccaaggtgtagggatcttgatgcactgatgataggttgatggtacagctttcatatcatggatccacgGCCTACCCAATATGATATTATAGCAGGATAGTGAGTCCATCACGCAAAAGCGTTGTattgagttgaccccttcaacatatactggtaactttatctctcccactgtattcctagcttctccactgaagccAACGAGTACAGtggacttcgaagtgatatccattggagatacattcatccttttcaatgtctctagttggattatgttgacggagctgccattatccaccagtatcctgtgtacaaaatggttagccacatataatgttattaccagagcatcatggtgaggatcctgaacagtatccctgtcatcactatc
Above is a window of Helianthus annuus cultivar XRQ/B chromosome 14, HanXRQr2.0-SUNRISE, whole genome shotgun sequence DNA encoding:
- the LOC118486541 gene encoding uncharacterized protein LOC118486541; amino-acid sequence: MTSFLNKGLQHLLHLYNDACGTVALHEARIKQLESTVADQGAIAEAKSRHYESLMKKVTQEAELKLATAEMDHEQAMVSFREGIKASAIVSLLQARIKMAYEAKETGLVCPAWPVDSWVAKLKELGGKAVPLPVEVGESSKSAEVVDQVGDKKDAGADAGEDAGQDAGKPEKVGEDAAV